The Fusobacterium necrophorum subsp. necrophorum genome includes the window AGGCAATCACCGTGGGAATTTGCTCCGAGCTGTAAAAATATCCTGATAAATCATAGGCTAAACCGTGATTTGTTATTTGGCAATAGCCGATGTAGGGATCTTTCAAGCCGAAATCTTTAATAACTTTTAAAGTTCCTTCTCCCAATAAGGCAACATCACTCACATCCGGTGTCGGATTGGATACATATCCCTTTACATTTCCATTCGAATCTGCCGTCACCAGAATATTTTTGATTTGTCCGTCCGTGTCCAGTCTTAGGGTCAGAATATCTTCTCCCTTCAAAGAATTTCCCATCAAAGACGCCACCGTCAAGATTCTCCCAAAGCTATCCGCCGCCAAGATATTACAATGATGAATCTCCATAGCTCTCTGCACAATATCTGTGGTATCCACCGCAATAAATCTTGCATTTTTACTCAAACCCCGTATTACTCTTCCCATTTTGTTCTCCTCTATTTACTATAACGGAATAAATCCTTGTATTTCTCATAGTGTTTTTTCCCAATGATTTTCCGCAGTATGATATTATTTTCAATCCTTCCTATTTTTTCGCGATATCTTTCAATCTCTTTGATTTCTTTTTTAGAAAAACCGTAGTATTTCAGCAATTTGGCATCCGCTTGATTGATATAGAGAGGATTTCTACTTTTTTTCGTTGCCACTTCCAGTTTTTTTGCTAATTTATGATAAGTAGCCTCCCCAATTCCCTTAATATTCTTAATTTCTTCCAGAGTCTCAAAAGAACCTACCAAAGCTCGATATTCTAAAATTCCATCTGTATATCTGCTTGCAATCCCTGCCGCTAAAAATTCTCCCTTGTCCGCCACATTGATATCCAATTTTCCTGTTTGCTTTTCCTTCATATTTCCCTGACTCATGATAATTTTCACTTCATTTTCTGAAAAACTGCTCTCCGTCAAACAAAAGAAAGAAAAAAATAACAATAAAATCGAAGTCCATACTCTATACTTCATATTTTCCCTCTCGATATTTTTTAAATAAGGCAAATTTCTGTTCCTGCCTTTTCTCCATTTCTCGAATATACAAAGCCGGATCCTTAGGATTCACGAAACGCTCAATATAGTCATGTCCATTTTCTTCTTCCACCACAACTTTACTGATGCCTCCACCTCCTAAGGCAATCGTATTTTGATTTTCTTCTATCATTTCCATATTAAAAATAGATTCTGTTCCAAGCTTCGCATATCCTATATTTTCTCCCCAATCCAGCATATTCTTTTGCCGATACAAATAATAGGGCTCCAATTGCTTTTCTTTCATAAGCGAAGCTATGCTTTCTTCCAGTCTCTTTCTGTCAATCTTCTCTCTCTCCTGGCTTCCTTTCGCCAGTTTTGAGGCTCGTTTGAATGCCAAAGAATGAAGAGTAATATTTTCCACTTTGAATTTTTTTAGCTGCTCCAAGCTGTCTATCATATCTTCCGTACTCTCCTCCGGAAGTCCGAGAATAAAATCCATATTGATAATAAAACCCAATTTTTTGCAATCCTGATAGACTTCTTCAAAGTGAGCTCGATTAAATTTTCGATTTACCTTTTTTAAAGTTTTTTCTTGGAAACTTTGAGGATTTAGACTGACTCTGTCCACTCCATATTTTTTTAAAATTTCCAGTTTTTTTCTTGTGATGCTGTCTTCCCGACCCGCTTCAAAAGTAAACTCCTTTACATCGCGAAAGTCAATTTCTTCCCGAAATACTTTTAAAATTTGCTCCAAGTCTTCTTCCGTTAAAGTACTGGGAGTCCCTCCTCCAAAATAGATGGACTCAATTTTTTGAGGATTTCTTCGTAATTCCTCCCCGGTCAGTCGAATTTCTTTTTCCAAAGTACTTACAAACTCTCGATAATATTTTCCTACTCCCCCTGTAATTTCATAGGAGGCAAAGGAACAATAACTGCATTTGCTGGGGCAAAATGGAATTCCCACATAAAGATTGCTGGCTCCTCGATGTAAAAATCTTTCTTCCTTTTTTACAATTTCGACTAGAAGTTCCGCCTTTTCTTTTTTGACCAAATAAAATTCTTCCAAATGACGAGCCGTTTCCTCGTAGGAAAATCCTTCTCTTAAAAATCTTCTCACAATTTTACTGGGACGTACTCCCATGAGTCCTCCCCAAACATAATCTTTTTGATAAGCCTTTAAGAGAGCCAACTTCACCATAGTTTGTTTTTGATCGTCCACCGCTTTTCCCAAATCGGAGTAGCAAAATTTCGCTTTTCTCCCGGCAATTTGAATGTTGACTCCATTCGGAATTTCTTCTATGACCAATTCTTCTCCGAGAGCTTCAGGGATCATTACTCTCATAAATTCTTCAATACTTCTTTTATTCAATGTTTAAATCCTTTCCAATTTTCTTTTTTGTACCCAGTATTCTCTACTTTTCTCCTTGGTACACATTCCTTGGGAGAAAGAACTTTCCAAAATAGAAGGAAGCTGCAATTCTCTTCCCGAATAAATCATATTCGCAACTGCCTTTGTATTTTTCAACAGTTCAAATAAGGCAATTCTTCCCTTTTCTTTTCCCCTTACCAATTCCTGTGCTATCATCCAACGTAAAGAACTCGATAGACGCTGTCTGACTTCCTCCTGTTTCTCTTTCGGAGAAAGGGACAATATTTTATGAATGCTTTCTACACAATTTCCCGTGTGTAAGGTGCTAAAAACAAGATGGCCACTCTCTGCAAAATAAAGGGCACTCTGTAAACTCTCCAAATCTCGAATTTCTCCAATCAATAAAATATCCGGATCCTGCCGCAGTGCAGACTTCATAGCTGTTTGAAAACTTTCACTGTCTCGTCCGATTTCTCTTTGAAAAAAAAGACTTTTTTGCTCCTGATAATAAAATTCGATCGGATCCTCTAAACAAATAATCTTCTTGGAATGTTTCCGATTGTACTCTTCCAAGAAGAAGCGTAAGGTTGTAGACTTCCCGGAGCCTGTACTTCCCGTGACTAAAACCAAGCCGGAGTTGGAAAGATACAAATCCTCTAATACTGTGTACAGCTCTCTGGGAAACTCTGGAAGAAATTCAGAAATAATTCTCACACTGAGCATGCTTCCTTTTTCACCCTTTGCCCAATTCAGACGGTAGCGATTTCCCAAAACATCCTCATAAGAAATATCTTTTTCTCGTTCCTCTTTCGCAATCCCTAAGTTCTCACAGAAGGAAAAAATATCTTGCCTTGAAATAACTTCCTCAGAAAAATACAAATCTCCGTCTTTTCGATAACATAGTCTATCGTTCTCTCGAATATGCAAATCGGAAACTCCTAATTTTCTATATTTTATAAACAATTTTTCCACATTGATTCCTCCTTATTTTATCATGTTTTGTAGTTTTTGCCTAGAATCAAAATTTTCGTCGATAAGAAAGAGCCTCCAACACATCCTTTCTTTCCAGTTTTTCTCTTCCTGCCAGATCTGCAATGGTTCTTGCCACTGATAATAATTTTGTAAAGCCTCTTGCAGAAATCTCCAATTTTGCAAGAGCTTTTTTAAAAAATATCTTATCCTCTTCGGAAAGAGCACAATATTTTTTTCTTTCCTCCTGTGTCATTTTTGCATTGTTATGAAAACAATTTTCATATCTTCGTTCTTGCATCTTTCGAGCCAATAAAACTCTTTTCTTTATTTCTTTTGAACTTTCTTGCTCTCTTTCTTCCAATAATTCTTCCTCTGTCAGTCGCTTCATTTCTACATACAAATCAATTCTATCCAAAATCGGACCGGATAATTTTTTTTGATAATGATACTGTTCCGTCGCCGTACAACGACAATTCTTTTCAAAAGCATAGCCACAGGGACAAGGATTGGAAGTTCCTACCAGGATGGTATCCGCTTGATACTCCAAGCGATACATCGCTCGGGTAATTCGAACAACTCTATCTTCCAAAGGTTGTCGCAATGCCTCTAAAACCGATTTTTTAAATTCATTCATCTCATCCAATACTAATATTCCGCCGGAAGCCAAACTAATCTCTCCGGGCATCATTTTTTTCCCTCCTCCTATCATAGCAATTTCCGTCGTGGTATGATGAGGGGAACGAAAAGGTCTTTGTTTCCAAGAGAATCGTTTTCCATTCAATTCTCCCGAAATACTATATAATTTTGTTGTCTCAATGCTTTCCTCCGCACTCATAGGGGGCAAAATTCCCAATACTCTCTTAGCAAGCATGGATTTTCCCGAGCCGGGAGTTCCTATGAGGAGTATATTATGTCCTCCGGCAGCTGCAATCTCCAAAGCTCTTTTTGCATGTGATTGTCCCTTGACTTCAGAAAAATCATAGGGAAAATCTCTTTCTTCTTCCACAATCGAAATTCTGTCATCTCGAAACCCGCTTTCCAATAAAAATTCCTGTACTTCCTGCAAGGAGGAAAGAGCAATAATCCGAATTCCCTCAATCAAACTTGCCTCTTCCAAATTTTCTTTCGGAATGACAATTCCCTGAAATCCTTTTTCTTTTGCTAAAATGGCAGTATTTATCAGTCCTCTTACCGATTTCAACTTCCCGCTCAAAGAAAGCTCCCCCAACCAAAGATACTGTTTTAATTTTTGATAAGGATCTTTTAAATAGGAAGATAAGTACATCAAACTGACTGCGATTGGAAAATCATATTGAGCTCCCTCTTTCCGAAGTCCGGCGGGAGACAAATTGATGATAATTCTTTGGGGAGACAAGGGATACCCAGAATTTTTCAAGGCCGTTTTCACTCGGTAACGACTTTCCAAAATGGCGGTATCTCCCAAACCGACAATAGAAAATGTTGGAAGCCCTCTACCAATATCGACTTCTACTTCTATCACATAGGGAGTCACTCCCAAATAGGCAGAACTATAAATACAAAAATTCATGAAAATCACCTCTTTTACTTTCTTTGTATTTATGATAAAATATATTTCCACGGATATGGTATATCTATGAAATAATAAGGGAGGATCGTATTGAATTTCATTGCAATATTTTTGATTGGAATCGGTTTGTCTATGGACGCGTTTGCTGTTTCGATTTGTCAAGGATTGATTCAGTCGGGACACAATAAAAAAGAAATGGAAAAAATAGCTTTCACTTTTGGCTTTTTTCAGTTCGGAATGACATTTCTGGGAGGAATTGCAGGAAAAATAGTGCTCCCTTTTGTCAAAGGCTATGAACACATTATTCCCTGTATTATTTTCTGTGGAATTGCTGTTTTTATGCTAAAAGAAGGTTGGGAAAATCGAAACAGTTCTTGCGAAGTAGTTTCTCATTTAGATAGTTTTAAAACTTTATTTTTACTGGGAGTCGCAACAAGCATTGATGCTTTATTTGTTGGAATTACATTTGCTCTTCAAGTAAATTATCCTTTGTTTTGGGCTTCCATTCTCATCGGTTGCACTACTTTTATAATTTCCGCCATAGGATATTATTTTGGGAAATTTTTTTCCAATATATCAAAAAATAAGGCATATTATCTGGGATCTGTTCTTCTTTTTGGGTTAGGAATTCATTCTTTGATAAGATAAGTTTGTTTTGATAGGGTTTTAAATAGAAAAGAAGAAAGGTTCTTCCCGCAAAAGACTTGCGGGAAGATTTTTTATTGTTTCATCTTAATCACTTTTGCCAAAACTCCGTTAATAAACTCATGTGTTTTCACATCTCCGTATATTTTAGCAATTTCTACCGCTTCATTTACAATAATTTCCACAGGAAGATCTTCAAAATACATTTCATAAACAGCCAGCTTCAAAAGACTTTTTTCCACATATCCGATTCTTGAAAAATCCCAATCCGTCATGGCAGCTTGAATTTTTGTTTCAATCTCTTCTCTATGCTCCGCCAATCCCTTTCGGTATCGCTCTAAGAACAGCTTTGTCACTTCGTCTTTTTCAATTTCTTCTCGTAGGGAAGAGTATTCAAAAGCCTTTTCCATAGAATTTCCCTGAATTTCTGTTTGAAATATCCATTTAAAAAGTTCTTCTCTTGCTTCTCGTCTCGTCATTTTTTCTCTCAATCCTCTTTTAACTTCTCTAATATTTTTCTTTTTATCTTCTTTTGAATCTTGAAATCCCCCAGTTTATATCCCAAGATAGAACAAAGGCATACAAATAACATAGGGAAGAATCCAAATTGTAGCCATAAAACTCCAATGAAAAATCCAAAAAATCCCCCGATATATTTCCGATAATTTTGGCTCATATGTAAGACAAATCTTGCAATATATTCTTCCAACATCTTACTTCACCTCTTCTTCAGAAACTTCCGCTTTGGCTTCATTCTGTACTGCCATATTGCTCAAATGCACTTTGATTTTTTTAATTTGAATCCCCAATTTATCCTGTACTTCTTCCATGATTTTACTTTGAATTTCTTGAATACTGTCC containing:
- the hslO gene encoding Hsp33 family molecular chaperone HslO — its product is MGRVIRGLSKNARFIAVDTTDIVQRAMEIHHCNILAADSFGRILTVASLMGNSLKGEDILTLRLDTDGQIKNILVTADSNGNVKGYVSNPTPDVSDVALLGEGTLKVIKDFGLKDPYIGYCQITNHGLAYDLSGYFYSSEQIPTVIAFTVLFEDEHTVEKAGGYMLQLLPNAEEDFLEVLERKIGAIRSIDELFHGGMDLEDIIALLYDDMDSEEKRAIEEYEILEEKEIRYHCNCNREKFYRALITLGKDEIDKILKEDGKMEAECHFCRKHYEFGEEDFKNETN
- a CDS encoding helix-hairpin-helix domain-containing protein, translating into MKYRVWTSILLLFFSFFCLTESSFSENEVKIIMSQGNMKEKQTGKLDINVADKGEFLAAGIASRYTDGILEYRALVGSFETLEEIKNIKGIGEATYHKLAKKLEVATKKSRNPLYINQADAKLLKYYGFSKKEIKEIERYREKIGRIENNIILRKIIGKKHYEKYKDLFRYSK
- a CDS encoding coproporphyrinogen III oxidase, which gives rise to MRVMIPEALGEELVIEEIPNGVNIQIAGRKAKFCYSDLGKAVDDQKQTMVKLALLKAYQKDYVWGGLMGVRPSKIVRRFLREGFSYEETARHLEEFYLVKKEKAELLVEIVKKEERFLHRGASNLYVGIPFCPSKCSYCSFASYEITGGVGKYYREFVSTLEKEIRLTGEELRRNPQKIESIYFGGGTPSTLTEEDLEQILKVFREEIDFRDVKEFTFEAGREDSITRKKLEILKKYGVDRVSLNPQSFQEKTLKKVNRKFNRAHFEEVYQDCKKLGFIINMDFILGLPEESTEDMIDSLEQLKKFKVENITLHSLAFKRASKLAKGSQEREKIDRKRLEESIASLMKEKQLEPYYLYRQKNMLDWGENIGYAKLGTESIFNMEMIEENQNTIALGGGGISKVVVEEENGHDYIERFVNPKDPALYIREMEKRQEQKFALFKKYREGKYEV
- a CDS encoding ATPase, T2SS/T4P/T4SS family, translated to MEKLFIKYRKLGVSDLHIRENDRLCYRKDGDLYFSEEVISRQDIFSFCENLGIAKEEREKDISYEDVLGNRYRLNWAKGEKGSMLSVRIISEFLPEFPRELYTVLEDLYLSNSGLVLVTGSTGSGKSTTLRFFLEEYNRKHSKKIICLEDPIEFYYQEQKSLFFQREIGRDSESFQTAMKSALRQDPDILLIGEIRDLESLQSALYFAESGHLVFSTLHTGNCVESIHKILSLSPKEKQEEVRQRLSSSLRWMIAQELVRGKEKGRIALFELLKNTKAVANMIYSGRELQLPSILESSFSQGMCTKEKSREYWVQKRKLERI
- a CDS encoding YifB family Mg chelatase-like AAA ATPase, which gives rise to MNFCIYSSAYLGVTPYVIEVEVDIGRGLPTFSIVGLGDTAILESRYRVKTALKNSGYPLSPQRIIINLSPAGLRKEGAQYDFPIAVSLMYLSSYLKDPYQKLKQYLWLGELSLSGKLKSVRGLINTAILAKEKGFQGIVIPKENLEEASLIEGIRIIALSSLQEVQEFLLESGFRDDRISIVEEERDFPYDFSEVKGQSHAKRALEIAAAGGHNILLIGTPGSGKSMLAKRVLGILPPMSAEESIETTKLYSISGELNGKRFSWKQRPFRSPHHTTTEIAMIGGGKKMMPGEISLASGGILVLDEMNEFKKSVLEALRQPLEDRVVRITRAMYRLEYQADTILVGTSNPCPCGYAFEKNCRCTATEQYHYQKKLSGPILDRIDLYVEMKRLTEEELLEEREQESSKEIKKRVLLARKMQERRYENCFHNNAKMTQEERKKYCALSEEDKIFFKKALAKLEISARGFTKLLSVARTIADLAGREKLERKDVLEALSYRRKF
- a CDS encoding manganese efflux pump MntP family protein produces the protein MNFIAIFLIGIGLSMDAFAVSICQGLIQSGHNKKEMEKIAFTFGFFQFGMTFLGGIAGKIVLPFVKGYEHIIPCIIFCGIAVFMLKEGWENRNSSCEVVSHLDSFKTLFLLGVATSIDALFVGITFALQVNYPLFWASILIGCTTFIISAIGYYFGKFFSNISKNKAYYLGSVLLFGLGIHSLIR
- the nusB gene encoding transcription antitermination factor NusB, producing MREKMTRREAREELFKWIFQTEIQGNSMEKAFEYSSLREEIEKDEVTKLFLERYRKGLAEHREEIETKIQAAMTDWDFSRIGYVEKSLLKLAVYEMYFEDLPVEIIVNEAVEIAKIYGDVKTHEFINGVLAKVIKMKQ
- a CDS encoding DUF2273 domain-containing protein, with the protein product MLEEYIARFVLHMSQNYRKYIGGFFGFFIGVLWLQFGFFPMLFVCLCSILGYKLGDFKIQKKIKRKILEKLKED